In the Streptomyces coeruleoprunus genome, CCACCGAGGGCTGCAGCTTCCGCCCCTGCTGCTCGGTCAGTCGGCGAACCCTCACCGGGGGTGCCCTGCCTGCCCCCTGCCGTGTCGTCACTGACACCCAGCACAACGAGCAGCCCGGCAAAGGTTCCGGTCACCGCACTAGCGGTCGTGCGGGACGCGGACCACGCCCTCCTGGATGACCGAGATCGCCAGGCGGCCGTCCTGGGTGTAGATGCGGGCCTGGCCCAGGCCGCGGCCGCCCGACGCGGACGGTGAGTGCTGGTCGTACAGCAGCCATTCGTCGGCGCGGAACGGGCGGTGGAACCACATCGCGTGGTCCAGGGACGCGCCCACCACGTCGCCGACCGCCCAGCCGCCGCGCCCGTGCGCGAGCAGCACCGAGTCGAGCAGCGTCATGTCGGAGACGTACGTCGCGAGGCAGACGTGCAGGAGCGGGTCGTCGGCCAGTTTGCCGTTCGTGCGGAACCACACCTGGGAGCGCGGTTCGCGCGGCTCGCCCGCCGTGGCGTACGGCGGTTCGGACACGTACCGGAGGTCGACGGCCGCGCGGGCCTCCAGCATGCGTTCGGCGACGCTGGGGTGGGCGAAGAGGTGCGCGTGGCGGGGGAGGGCCTCCTCCGCCGTGGGCAGCGTCTCGGGGTCCGGCGCGGGCGGCATGTCCGCCTGGTGCTCCAGGCCCTCCTCGTACGTCTGGAACGACGCCGAGAGGTGGAAGATCGGCTGGCCGTGCTGGACCGCGACGACCCGGCGGGTGGTGAACGAGCGGCCGTCGCGGATCCGGTCCACGGTGTAGACGATCGGCGCACCCGGGTCGCCCATGCGCAGGAAGTACGCGTGGAGGGAGTGCGCCATCCGGTCGTCGGGGACCGTGCGGCCGGCCGCGACCAGTGCCTGCGCCGCGACCTGGCCGCCGAACACCCGGGGCACGATCGCGCTGCGCGACCGGCCCCGGAAGATGTTCTCCTCGACCCGCTCCAGGTCGAGCAGGTCGAGGAGATCGTCCAGTGCTTCGCTCACCGGTGCTTACAGGCCCATCGACTTGGCGATGATCGACTTCATGACCTCGCTCGTGCCGCCGTAGATGCGGTTGACGCGGTTGTCCGCGTACAGGCGGGCGATCGGGTACTCGTTCATGTAGCCGTAGCCGCCGTGCAGCTGGAGGCAGCGGTCGATCACGCGGTGCGCGACCTCGGTGCAGAACAGCTTGGCGCTCGCGGCCTCCGCCGGCGTCAGCTCGCCCGCGTCCAGGGCCTCCAGGGCGCGGTCGGCGACGGCCTCGGCGGCGTCCACCTCGGCCTGGCAGGCGGCCAGCTCGAACTTGGTGTTCTGGAAGTGCGCGACCGGCTTGCCGAAGACGGTGCGCTCCTGCACGTACTGCTGGGCGAACCGGACGGCGGCCTTGGCCTGCGCGTACGCGCCGAAGGCGATGCCCCAGCGCTCGGACGGCAGGTTCTGGCCCAGGTAGTAGAAGCCCTTGTTCTCCTCGCCGAGCAGGTCCTCGACCGGCACCTTGACGTCGACGAACGCCAGCTCGGCGGTGTCGGACGTGCGCAGGCCGAGCTTGTCCAGCTTGCGGCCGATCGAGTAGCCCTCGGACTTGGTGTCCACGGCGAACAGGGAGATGCCGAAGCGGCGGTCCTGCTCGGTCGGGGCGGACGTGCGGGCGCACACGATGACGCGGTCGGCGTGGACGCCGCCGGTGATGAACGTCTTGGCGCCGTTGAGGACGTAGTGCGTGCCGTCCTCGGAGAGCTTGGCGGTGGTCTTCATGCCCGCGACGTCGGAGCCGGTGCCCGGCTCGGTCATCGCGAGCGCCCACATCTCCTCGCCGCTGACGAACTTCGGCAGGTAGCGCTTCTTCTGCTCGTCGCTCGCCAGCATCTTGATGTACGGCAGGGCGAGCAGGACGTGCACGCCGGAGCCGCCGAACTGGACGCCCGCGCGGGCGGTCTCCTCGTAGAGGACCGCCTCGAACTTGTGGGTGTCCAGGCCCGCGCCGCCGAACTCCTCCGGCACGTTGATGCCGAAGAGGCCCAGCTCACCGAGCTTGTGGTAGAAGTCGCGCGGCGCCTGGCCCGCGGCGAACCACTCGTCGTAGACGGGTACGACCTCGGCCTCGATGAAGGCCCGGATGGTCTCCCGGAACGCCTCGTGGTCCTCGTTGAATACGGTACGGCGCACGACAACGCCCCTTCCGGCCTGGATCCGACTTCGACTAAGCGCTTGCTCATAGCGAAGTTACCGGGGAGTCGCTTTGCCTGTCCAGGGTTGTTCAGCTCACAACCAGCCCGCGGAGGCGACGGGGTCGGACCTCACTACGAGCCGGTCGCCCACGCCCGGTCGGCTCTCACCACGCCCGCCGCCGGCGCCCGGTCGGTTCTCCGGCGGCACCGTGTCCGGTCACCACCAGCCCAGCGCGAACCACAGCTCCATCCGCGTCTGGGCGTCCTCCAGATCCGCGTCCAGCAGCGCCGCGCACCGCGCGATCCGCTGCCGCACCGTGTTGCGGTGCACCCCCAGCGCCGTCGCCGTACGGTCCCAGCTGCCGTGCAGCGACAGCCACACCCGCAGCGTCTCCACCAGTGCGGGGGAGTCCTCCAGCGGCCCCAGCAGCGCCCGGGCGTGCGCCGCAGCCTCGCGCGGCTCCACCAGGGCGGCGAACCCGCCCGTACGGTGCCGGGCCAGACCCGAGTGCGCGGCCTCCGCCCGCCGCAGCGCCCGCGCCGCCTGCGCGTCGGCCGCCACCAGGTCCTCCGCCGCGGCCGGGGCGCTCACGCCCAGCGTCCAGCCCGGGTACGGCGCCACCTCGCGGCCCGCCGGAAGCAGTACGCGCACGCCGGCGTCGTGGACGTCCACCAGCGGGCTGCCCAGCGCCGGCGGCGGCGCCTGCGGATCGGCGCCCCGCGCGTGCACCACCGTCCACGGCGCCTCGCCCAGCAGCGGCGCCACCTCCTCCACCGCCGCGCCCAGCAGGAGCCGGACCAGCGCGGTGGAGCGGGTCGCCTCGTCGGCGCCCTGGTGCGGGGCCGTCAGCAGCGACAGCAGCACCATCGCGGTCTCCGCGATCCGCTGGTCGGCCTCCTCGTGGCGGGCCATCGCCAGCCCCAGCGTCAGCCCCTCCGGCCCGGCCGCCGCGCCCAGCCGGTAGGCCACCAGCCGCACCCCCGCCACCCGGTCCGTCGCGGACGCCGGCCGGGCCGCCCCGGCCACCACCCCGACCACGTGCTCCAGAGCCGCCCCCTCCTCCGGGGTCAGCCCCCGCCCGGCCGCCGCGTACTCGGCGCCCTCCGGCGTGTACAGCGCGGCCCGCCCGCCCAGCCGTGCCGCCAGCACCCGCAGCACCGCCGGCACCGGGTCCGGGCGCGCCGCCGCCGTGGCCAGCGCCCGCTGGGCGTCCGTCAGGCGGCGCAGCTCCTGGTGGCGGGCCTCCACCATGAGCGCCCACACCGCGCGGGCCACCGCCGTGAACGGAGTCCCGGGCGGCACCTCCACCAGCGGCAGCCCGTGCCGCGCGCACGCCTCGACCAGCGCGTCCGGCACCGTGTCGTACACCGGCGTCACCCCGAAGCCGAGCGCCGCCGCGCCCGCCTCGGCCACCCGCGCCGCGAACCGCTCCGGGTCGGTCAGCTGCACGCCGGCCGTCAGCAGCAGCTCACCGCCCAGCAGATACGGGTACGGGTCGGCCATCTCCGTCGTGTGGACCCAGTGCAGCCCCGCCCCGGCGTCGCCGGCGACCAGCCGCAGCCCCAGCTCCTCGCGGGCCAGCAGCGCGGCCAGCCGGACGGGCGGCGCGAACGGCACAGGCGGCTGCGTCATGGACGGCCCCTCATGGATGATTCCTCCACTCCACATCGCACGTATGGAGGAAACGTACACTTCAGTCCGGGCTTCCGCGCTCGTACCGTCGGTCTCATACCCGACGAAGCGCAGGAAAGAAGGCGACCATGAGCAGCACCGAGCAGACGCCCCGCGGCCCCATCGACTCCTCCCGCGTCCCGCGGTACGCCGGTCCCGCGACGTTCGCCCGGCTGCCCCGCCTCGACGAGGTCGGCACCGCCGACGTCGCCGTCATCGGCGTGCCCTTCGACTCGGGCGTCTCCTACCGCCCCGGCGCCCGCTTCGGCGGCAACGCCATCCGCGAGGCCTCCCGCCTGCTGCGCCCGTACAACCCGGCGCAGGACGCCTCCCCGTTCGCCCTCGCTCAGGTCGCCGACGGCGGTGACATCGCCGTCAACCCGTTCAACATCAACGAGGCCGTCGAGACCGTCGAGGCCGCCGCCGACGACCTCCTCGCCACCGGCGCCCGCCTGATGACCCTGGGCGGCGACCACACCATCGCCCTGCCGCTGCTGCGCTCCGTCGCCAAGAAGCACGGCCCGGTCGCCCTGCTCCACTTCGACGCCCACCTCGACACGTGGGACACCTACTTCGGCGCCGAGTACACGCACGGCACCCCGTTCCGCCGGGCCGTCGAGGAGGGCATCCTCGACACCGAGGCGCTGTCCCACGTCGGTACGCGCGGCCCGCTGTACGGCAAGCAGGACCTGACCGACGACGAGAAGATGGGCTTCGGCATCGTCACCTCCGCCGACGTCTACCGGCGCGGCGCCGACGAGATCGCCGACCAGCTGCGCCAGCGCATCGGCGACCGCCCGCTGTACATCTCCATCGACATCGACTGCCTCGACCCGGCCCACGCCCCCGGCACCGGCACCCCCGAGGCGGGCGGCATGACCTCCCGCGAGCTGCTGGAGATCCTGCGCGGCCTGGCCTCCTGCAACCTGGTCTCGGCGGACGTCGTCGAGGTCGCCCCGGCGTACGACCACGCCGAGATCACCTCGGTCGCCGCCTCCCACACCGCGTACGAGCTGACGACGATCATGTCGCGGCAGATCGCCGCGGCCCGCTCCGGCGGCGCGCAGTAACCCGGATGCCGTCACCGGCCGTAGGCCCGCTACCGTCACCGGTCGGCGCCACGGCCAGTGCCGTCACCGGTCGGCGCCACGGCCGGTGACGGCACCGACCCGGGCCCGCGGCCGGTGACGGCACCGACCCGGCCCCCCGGCCCGGTGGCGTTCCATCCCGTACGGAGACCGGAGCACGGACCATGACCCATGACCACGACCTGGTGCTGCGGCCCACCGCCGCGCAGACCGAGGCCGCCCTCAACCCGCCGGCCGGGCGGATCGGCGGCGACCTCGTCATGGAGACCCTGCGCGGCCTCGGCGCCACCACGGTCTTCGGCCTCCCCGGCCAGCACGCCCTCGGCATGTTCGACGCGCTGCGCCGCTCCGACCTGCGGTACGTGGGGCTGCGCGTCGAGAACAACGCCGGCTTCGCCGCCGACGCGTACGGCCGGATCACCGGAGAGGCGGCGCCGCTGCTGCTGTCCGCGGGGCCCGGCGCGCTCACCGCGCTCGCCGCGCTCCAGGAGGCGGCCGCCGCGAGCGCGCCCGTCCTCGCGATCGGCGCCCAGGTCCCCGTGGCCGGCCTCGGCGGCGGCCGCCACGGCCACCTGCACGAACTGCGCGACCAGCAGGCCTCGTTCCGCGACATCGTGAAGTCCGTCCACGTCGTGCGGACGGCCTCG is a window encoding:
- the tesB gene encoding acyl-CoA thioesterase II; this encodes MSEALDDLLDLLDLERVEENIFRGRSRSAIVPRVFGGQVAAQALVAAGRTVPDDRMAHSLHAYFLRMGDPGAPIVYTVDRIRDGRSFTTRRVVAVQHGQPIFHLSASFQTYEEGLEHQADMPPAPDPETLPTAEEALPRHAHLFAHPSVAERMLEARAAVDLRYVSEPPYATAGEPREPRSQVWFRTNGKLADDPLLHVCLATYVSDMTLLDSVLLAHGRGGWAVGDVVGASLDHAMWFHRPFRADEWLLYDQHSPSASGGRGLGQARIYTQDGRLAISVIQEGVVRVPHDR
- a CDS encoding recombinase family protein; this translates as MPPTLPFSSGCSTAADAEAFGREHCCSVLAAGDTLVAAALDRSGRSRKDLVSMVGELRRRKSGFCSLHERLDTTTPPPRAAASAPAARSVGEPSPGVPCLPPAVSSLTPSTTSSPAKVPVTALAVVRDADHALLDDRDRQAAVLGVDAGLAQAAAARRGR
- the speB gene encoding agmatinase; the encoded protein is MSSTEQTPRGPIDSSRVPRYAGPATFARLPRLDEVGTADVAVIGVPFDSGVSYRPGARFGGNAIREASRLLRPYNPAQDASPFALAQVADGGDIAVNPFNINEAVETVEAAADDLLATGARLMTLGGDHTIALPLLRSVAKKHGPVALLHFDAHLDTWDTYFGAEYTHGTPFRRAVEEGILDTEALSHVGTRGPLYGKQDLTDDEKMGFGIVTSADVYRRGADEIADQLRQRIGDRPLYISIDIDCLDPAHAPGTGTPEAGGMTSRELLEILRGLASCNLVSADVVEVAPAYDHAEITSVAASHTAYELTTIMSRQIAAARSGGAQ
- a CDS encoding PucR family transcriptional regulator; the protein is MTQPPVPFAPPVRLAALLAREELGLRLVAGDAGAGLHWVHTTEMADPYPYLLGGELLLTAGVQLTDPERFAARVAEAGAAALGFGVTPVYDTVPDALVEACARHGLPLVEVPPGTPFTAVARAVWALMVEARHQELRRLTDAQRALATAAARPDPVPAVLRVLAARLGGRAALYTPEGAEYAAAGRGLTPEEGAALEHVVGVVAGAARPASATDRVAGVRLVAYRLGAAAGPEGLTLGLAMARHEEADQRIAETAMVLLSLLTAPHQGADEATRSTALVRLLLGAAVEEVAPLLGEAPWTVVHARGADPQAPPPALGSPLVDVHDAGVRVLLPAGREVAPYPGWTLGVSAPAAAEDLVAADAQAARALRRAEAAHSGLARHRTGGFAALVEPREAAAHARALLGPLEDSPALVETLRVWLSLHGSWDRTATALGVHRNTVRQRIARCAALLDADLEDAQTRMELWFALGWW
- a CDS encoding acyl-CoA dehydrogenase family protein produces the protein MRRTVFNEDHEAFRETIRAFIEAEVVPVYDEWFAAGQAPRDFYHKLGELGLFGINVPEEFGGAGLDTHKFEAVLYEETARAGVQFGGSGVHVLLALPYIKMLASDEQKKRYLPKFVSGEEMWALAMTEPGTGSDVAGMKTTAKLSEDGTHYVLNGAKTFITGGVHADRVIVCARTSAPTEQDRRFGISLFAVDTKSEGYSIGRKLDKLGLRTSDTAELAFVDVKVPVEDLLGEENKGFYYLGQNLPSERWGIAFGAYAQAKAAVRFAQQYVQERTVFGKPVAHFQNTKFELAACQAEVDAAEAVADRALEALDAGELTPAEAASAKLFCTEVAHRVIDRCLQLHGGYGYMNEYPIARLYADNRVNRIYGGTSEVMKSIIAKSMGL